Below is a genomic region from Salmo salar chromosome ssa11, Ssal_v3.1, whole genome shotgun sequence.
gacttgcgtagttacataaaggttaaatgaaataaaaatacataacCAAGGCAAATGACATGATCTTGGTCAAACAACATCAAAGGCAATctaagaaaatatttaaaaaaatatcaatttttataaaaatgtaatCATGATGACCATCATACAATTACAAAATGCAGTACAAAATATCACACAGGACAGTGAAAAGAGTGGAAATAGATGTTTGCATAATGGTCTTGTCAATAAAGCAGTCATATTCCAGGCCCAGCAAAGTGAGCTGTGACATGGTCCCTCTGGCTCAAACCAAATGGAATATTTCTCTATATGAATGTTGGTACATCCACTTATCTAGCAGTCCTGGACAGAGCAGTAATTCTTCCTTTAATAAGCACTTTCTGTATTGAAATAGCTAGGGTCTCTCCCCTTTCCTTTCACAGTGTTTTGATCAGAGTTCATCCTTTTTCCAGCTGGGATCATCTATTTGAGGCTCTCGCTGACAGCTGCAAAGGGCACTCTGGTCTGAAGGCTGGGGCACCAGCTCCATATCTGGATGTTGTGTCGGCCGGCTTGTCTGACGCTCAGAGTACATCTGTTATGAAAGGAAAGAACATCCACAGCCGGGTTTCTTTTATCAATGATAAGAATGCTACCTTAATATATGAGCTGATTTAGCATTGGCAAGCATAGCATAAAGACAATACCAGGAGGCAATTACCTGTAGCACACTATAATAGTAACAGTACAGTCTGCTCGGTTGTACCAGCTCTCTTACAATTGCCTGGCCTGCTTTAGCGATTGCCTGTGCTTCAGCATCATTCTCCTGCAGGGAAAATAAAGACATTACTATCTTAAATCAAATATCcacaaaaaaacagctaaatcCTAATGGTAAAAAAAATGCATTCGCATTGCAAGCAGACAAACATACAAATGGTAGCAATGCATATTGACACACATTGACATGCACTCCTTGGCATGTCCTTCCTTAACATGCACTTACTGCTTGGCATACGATGCAAggcgttacagagggtagtgcgtacggcccagtacatcactggggccgagctccctgccatccaggacctctataccatgcagtgtcagaggaaggccctaaaaattgtcaaagactccagccatccaagtcatactgttctctctgctactgcatgccAAGCAGTACTGATGCACCAAGTTCGGAACCAACAGGGCTCTGAACATGCTTCTAcccaccccaagccataagactgctaaatagttaaccaaatagctacccagactatctgcattgaccccctttgcactaactcttttgactcatcacatatgctgctactactgctgataatctatcctgttgcctagtcactttacccctacctacagtgcattcggaaagtattcataccccttgactttttccacattctgttccacatacagccttattcttaaatggacattcagagaattgtcccgaagccactcctgcgttgtcttggctgtctgcttagggtcattatcctgctggaagctgaaccgtcgccccagtctgaagtcctgagcactgtggagcaggtttttaatcaaggatctctctgtactttgctccgttcacctttccctcgatcctgactagtctccaagtccctggaactgaaaaacatccccacagcatgttgctgccaccaccaccatgcttcaccgtagggatagtgcctggtttcctccagacgttacgcttggcattcaggccaaataattcaatcttggtttcatcagaccacagaatcttgtttctcatggtctgagagtcctttaggtgccttttggcaaactccaagcgggctgtcatgtgccttttactcaggagtgtcttccatctggccactctaccataaaggcctgattgatggagtgctgcagagatggttgtccttctggaaggttctcccatctccacagaggaactctggaactctgtcagagtggccattggTTTCTGTTCAGAGTgaccagacattttttggtacccttccccagatctgtgcctagacacaatcctgtctcaagagctctatggacaattccatcaacctcatggctttgtttttgctctgacatgcagtgtcaacagtggcaccttatatagacaggtgcctttccaaatcatgtccaatcaattgaatttaccacaggtggactccaatgaagttgtagaaaatctcaaggatgatcaatggaaacaggatgcaactgagctcaatttcaagtctcatagcaaagggtctgaatacttatgtaaataaggtgttttttattttcaatacatttgcaaaaatgtctaaactttttcgctttgtcattatgcggcattatgtgtagattgatgagggaaaacattaatttaatcaattttagaataaggctgtaaagtaacaaaatgtggaaaaagtgaaggggtccgaatactttctgaatgcattgtatattgccaagttatcgttactcattgtgtatttattcctcatgttatctttctattattttttctccctgcattgttgggaagggcccgtaagtaagcatttcactattagtTTTCCCCATGTTGTTTACGTAACAAGTGACAAAAAAATGTTGATTTGACTCTCTCCCTTCTTACCTTAGCCCACTCAATCTTTTGGATGAGGTCAGAGAGACTCCTCTTCACAGGGATGTAGTGGGTGCCTGGCTTCAGATGGGTGTAGAAATGCTCATAATATGGTGAGATCTGCTTCAGCACCAAACTGTTACCCAGCATCAGGTAAGGGAACCTGTAAGCTGCCACTGTGCCATCCACGTTCACCTGATACTTATACTGTAAATGGGAGAGGGAACTCAAGGTGTCACAGctctgaataaataaatacaaaatcaaCAATGGCTAACATTTCTTTATCTTCTCACTACTCACACAGGTAAAATCAGTTTTCAAATGGGAAACTGCTGGCTTTGGGTGATTGTAGTGTTCAGAATGTTCCCTCACCTTGAAGAAGTCAAAGAATCCAACAAGATTTGCTTTCCCCAGATCCTTCTCCCTTTCCCTGAAAAAGAACCAGCCAGTGATCCCGGCGTCTAGCAGCTCTGGGTTTTTCTTGGACAGAGTGACTAGGTGTAGGCGCTCTTCACGACTGTCCCGGCCACGGAAGAAGGCCTGTTCCATTTTGTTGGCCCAAGGGGGACCTAGACACCAAGGAAACAGAATAAGGTTATTGTGAGTAATGAGGTGTAAGTAAGCAGAATGAGGTTAAGGGATAGTGTATGAGGTTAGACGTCTTACCTGTGTTGCCTTGAACTGACAGTAGGTCATTGGAAACGCCCCTCATGGTCTCCAGGGTTGAGTGAGTGATGTCGTAGGTGGGCAGGATGATGTCACGGGTGTCTGTGGAGCCACACCAGGAGATGATTGGAACAGGCCCAGGATCGTCATCTGCTTTCCTTGTTTCCATTGGCCAGTCTCCCACATTGATGTAAAATTCCACATCAGGCAGCCTCACCTTTCAATTCAAATTCAGAGATAAAGACAGGGGAGCTCAGTTTATGCAGAACAATGAACTAAACAATTATATTGAAAATACGGTATTAGGAGAGTTTAAGGCAAGGGTCAAAGTATCACTAAACAGTTCAGAAAGGAACATGATCATACTTCTTGATGAAAGGACAGAGACCTGCACACAAACCCCCCCACAAAGCAACTCTTTACCTTCCTGGCTAGGGATAGTAACATCTCATCAGAGAACATCTTGAAGTCAGTGTATTTTCCCAGCGAGCGACGGTacacctggttgttgatgacagTGTAGTGAATGAGACCTCCTCTGTTGGAGAACCGGCGAGGAACTTCCTGTAGGAGGCGCTGCAGGTCAATTGAGGGGAAGGCATTGAAGTCCCTCTGGATCTGGGGTTCCTCAGCAGGACACTGCATAATGCTCTGCCAGGTGGGAACATCATGCTCTGGGCAGTCACAGTACTCATGATAGACTGGGCCTGAGTATATACACCAAAGGGATGCATCATGTGGAAGTAGTGAGAATAGATCAAATTTCCAACATACTGCCATCTAGTCAAGTGTTTCCCagctccagtccccccaacagtacatatttttgttatggccctggacaagcacacctgattctacttgtcaactaatcatcaagcccttgacaagTTAAATTATGTGTTTTTGTCTGGggctacaataaaaatgtgtgctgttgggggtattGGAGGATACACTGATCTAGCCTATATTATTCATACAGGCATACTCTGATGAGGAGTTCACTTGTAATTTCTGTCAAATGATCACACTAATCTGCAAAAGTCAGCCATTGACTGATATAGGTACCTTGTAGGGTGTAAGGTGACTTGGCAACGTGACTGTCTCTGTAGAGTACTTCGACCTTCAGTCCCTTGAGGATACTGCCATACAGACGGTACCTCATCAGAAAAGAACCATCTCCTCTGTCCAGGGGAAGGGGGACGTGGATGCGGACATGCTCCTTCTGTGAGAGTGAGACAATCTTCACTCTGAATGAGTCTTTACCTACATGTAAAGAGAAATAAAATTAGTTAGATGGATCACCTCTATAATGGGAACAATAATGTAACCATAGGGTCAATTAGAGATGGAGTAATTTTCAGTCTGCAAAGACTAAGCTAACTTGGGGAACTAAAGGGTCCCCAATCATGGACACTGTTTAAGAGTTTGATTTTGTGCAGCAATAAAACATTGGCTAGAGCAACAAAAACATGTATTTGGTAGATGACAAACTCCCCATTGTATATGAGATCTCAATTGATATTGGGGTAAAAGGCCTTAAAGGATGGGTTGCTAAAACGTTTCCCAAAAGAGAACTTTGATAAGAgatagacatgaaacagatattAAATAATTGGGTACGTTCAACCGGATCACTTTTGTCAAGTCTGTGACTATCGTTGGTCaccgcctttcaaagtgtgttgcattctGGGATAAAAATTGTCTGACTTGCGTCTACATGTCcactgcttacttacaagccattaacttctatgggctacgtgggacgctagcgtcccacctgcgggacacactattcaacagccagtgaaatagcatggtgcgaaatacaaaacagcaaaaatctcataatttcattttctcaaataatcaactattttacaccattttaaagataaacttctcgttaatctaaccacattgtccgattttaaaaggctttatggcgaaagcataaaattagattatgttaggacataaacttcacaagaaaaaccacacagccattttccaagcaaggacatgcatcacaaaaaccaaaaatacagctaaaatattcactaaccttttatgatcttcatcagatggcactcataggacttcatgttacacaatacatgtatgttttgctcgataaagttcatatttatatccaaaaacccaattttacattggcgcgtgatgttcagaaaatgtattcccatcaaaacttccggtgaatgagcacatcaatttacaaaaatactcatcataaacgttgataaaatgtacaacagttattgaaagaattatagatatacttctccttaatgcaaccgctgtgtcagattttaaaatagctttacggagaaagcacatttttcaatattctgagtacatagctctgccatcaaagcaagctatacagatacccgccaagttctggggtcaactaaactcagaattagtattatacattttctcttacctttgctgatcttcatcagaatgcactcccaggactcctacttccacaagaaatgttctttttgttcgaaatactccatatttatgtccaaatacctccgttttgtttgtgcgttcagatcactatccaaaggcataacgcgcgagcgtaaatccagacgcgaaaagtcaaatagttccattaccgttcgtagaaacatgttaaacgttgtttacaaacaatccttagggtcttttaacataaaacgtagataatattccaaccggacaatagcgtattcattacagaggaaaaagaaggagcggcgcgccAAATGTGCCTGCGCAGTAAACAGCTCACTGGTCccggcagtccactcattgactgagctactattttctgcccagtaacaggagaaggatgaaacacgtttctaaaggctgttgccAGCCAATGGAAgtgttaggaagtgcaacgtgaccccacagacactgtagtttcgatagggattcaaaagaagaactacaattctcagatttctcacttcctggttggatttttctcaggtttttgtctgccatatgagttctgttatactcacagatatcattcaaacagttttagaaacttcagagtgttttctatccacatctactaataatatgcaaatatttgactctgggcccgagtattaggcagtttactgtGGGCACGCTTTtaatccgaaaatgaaaatactgcccccataccttaaaaagttaacaatgcagttttaagaaaaataactgttaagtaaaaaatagataagtacatttaaaaaaataaataaatttaaGAGCAGGGGagaggctatatatacagggggtaccggtacagagtaaatgtgcagggcactggttagttgaggtaatatgtacatgtaggttgagttaaagtgactatgcactgCACGAACCTTACAAAAATCATGAgatcaaaggtcatgaagttCACTTCAAGTTTCTGCAGTTGCTCTTCACCAATTTCATCCTGCAGCCATCACCTGCACTGTGGGAGGCGCTATTGTCAAGcaatcattagggtgtttttACTTGACCCACGCGAAAGAAACAGAAACCAATTTGCTGCAATTCATGTGTAGCCTACAGTGAATGAGGCTACATGTGATTGAGGCTCTCCCTCACTAATTGATTGCACACATGTGATTTAAGGTTGCGAGTGTGTGATATTGGTGTTGGATAAATGTTTTTTCGACATAAAGAAAACACTTTATAAACAATGACAACACTGCATTTtctgaggcggcaggtagcctagtggttggcgCGTTGGGCTAGTGacagaaaggttgctagatcgaatcccaaggtaaaaatctgtcgttcagcCTATTgccaaggccgtcattgtaaataataatttgttcttaactgacttgcctagttaaataaaatattgaTCTGAGCCTTGCTTTGGAAAACCCCATTACTTTCGGCTGTCGCAGATGCACCTCCCACCGACGTCACTCAACTTTCGTCTTCAGTCGGTTGCTTTCGCCTTACGACTCAAACGCGCCCATTGATTTTAGGTAATTCTGCAGTTTATCAACACTTACCTGGAGAGAGGGTGAAGTTTTTCCCAGCTGAGTTGACAGCCTGGATGATGAAGTATCGGACGGGCAAAACGACTTTTGGGTCGAGCCCTGGACCCCAAACAAGACATTTTTCAGGATCGACTTCACTAGCTTGACAACACGGAAAGTCACTACAACATGTGGATAATATTAAAACTATACAAACTAACGGAAATAAACTCCGTATAGGGTTAAGTAGATTATCTTTACGCGTCATAGTTAATTTGTAAAAGTAGACTAGCAAACTAATATGTATTTTTAGGGTACCAATTATGCAGGCAGCATCTCGTCTTCAGAAAAGGGTGGAGAACGGGGGTGAAGTTTTGATTTGGCGGAGTGTGATTGGACGATGTATGGACTCGTGGGTATTGAGGAAGTTTGATGAAATACGCACAGGAAAATGCATTTGTTTACACAGACCAATTATCAATTGGATATTACAGAGTAATACCGTATATTACACGCTTTTAATTAAAGAAGATTCGTTTATTGTCACTCGGAACTTTTTTCCAGACTGTGAATGTACCATGAAAATATCCTCGGTGTAGTCCACTGGGATCCATACTTTAGTTCCGCTTACGCAAAGCAAAAATGTTTTTTCATTATTTAAACAAAAATATTAACTGTGCTTATATGTGCAAGGCAGGGCTCTACGGTGCGAGCATTTTACTCGCATATGCGCCTAAACATCTAGCTGTGCGACCTGGAATTTTTATTTAGGAGCACCAGTGAAACTAGAAAAATGTAAGATTCTAGTTTTATTACCtcaaatatttttcattgtgCTCTTCAATTTATTTGTGTTCGCAAACATTTTTCAACTTGTAAAAAAGCATAGAGCCCTGCAACAGTAGAGATGTGATTAAGTTGGCTCCAATATGGATTCAATTAATGCACAGATTTAGTCCCGTTTTAGTCATGTTTTTCAACAATACAGAGGCCTGTAAGAAATTATTTTCAGTAAACTATGAATTGCTAAATAAAAATATTTGCACAATGTTACTCAAAACATTCCCCCTTTGCTAGAGTATTGACTCTTTCTCCCAAACACCACTGCTCAAGTAGTACTCTCCAACTGTAGTGGTATCTGAGTCATACTCCTCAAAGTCTGACAAACTGGACCTGTGACGTCTGATCAATGATAAGTGAATTTGAAATCTCTGTGGGCAAAATTGATGACTCATTGAACCGTAGAGGCCGGGGCAATGTCAGGCTCTTAGAGCTTAGGATGTGGTCTGTTCTATTTCGATTAACATAGGTTCTCTGGCTCAGTATGCAAGAAAAAGCTCTGGAAAGGGTCCTGTGTGAGCGACCAAGGCCCCCTGGCCCTCTGATATCCTCCAGACTCCTTAGGTCCCTTGTGGAGGCCATATCAGTTCCTGTGGAGATGCGGCTGTTTTTTGATGTTCGGTTTGAGTAAATGTTGGTGACAGAGATGGAGCGGCCATGTTTCAGGCCCAAATCTGTAGTGGTTGGAGTGCTATTCGAGTATGAGTTCTGTGTGAGTTTAAAACAGCCAGTTGTACTCCTATCTGATCTACTGTCCTTACCTAATGAGCTAAAGAAGGCATCTTCATTCTCCGTGTTGAGGCTAACATGACTGGGTCTAGAACTTGTAGATTCAATCTGGGATTCTTTTACAACAGATTGACTACTAAAATAGGGTGAATGTGGATAATTTGTTCTACTTAATTCTTCCTTTGATAGTGATGGATTTGCATTTGATATTTATATTGTGTTCCTTTCTTTGTCTTGAAAATCTAACTGGGAATTCATGGATGCTCTTTTAATGGTAGGCATTGTCGGCCCATTGCAGCGTTTGTTCTGTAGTCTTAGTTTTAGCACTTCTTCGACCTCTGGACCCCTGCTCTTCCCTGTCCTTCTATTCTCACTGATGTCACTAGCGCCCTCAAGTGTTGAGGGAACCGTTTTTCCCTTTCTACCAAGCAACACGCTCTTTTCTTCAATATGTTTGCTACTGAATGTTATCCTGAGGTgattcaacactggggccccacaagggtgcatgctcagccccctcctgtactccctgttcacctatgactgcgtggccatgcacgccctcaactcaatcatcaagtttgctgatgacacaacagtagtaggctttattaccaacgagacagcctacagggaggaggtgagggcatgcagagtgtggtgtcaggaaacaacctctcactcaacgtcaacaaaacaaaggagatgacttcaggaaacagcagagtgaGCACCCTcgtatccacatcgatgggacagcagtggagaaggtgaaaagttaagttcctcggcatacacatcacggacaaactgaaatggtccacctgcccttcaggacacctacagcacacgataacacaggaaggccaaaaagatcatcaaggacaacaaccacccgagccactgcctgttcacctcactaccatccagaagatgaggtcagtacaggtgcatcaaagctgggaccaagagactgaaaaacaggttctatctcaaggccatcagactattaatcagccatcactaacagagaggctgctgcctacatacagacttgaaatcatcggctactttaataaatggatcacgagtcactttaataatgcaactttaataatgtttacatatcttgcattactcatcttatatgtatatactgtttttttataccatctactgcattttgcctatgccgctctgtcattgctcatccatatatttatatgtatacagttgaagtcggaagtttacatgcacttatgtTAGAGtgattaaaactagtttttcaaccactccacaaatttcttgttaacaaactataattttggcagtcggttaggacatctactttgtgcatgacacaagtaatttttccaacaattgtttacagacagattatttcactgtatcacaattccagtgggtcagaagtttacatactctaagttgactgtgcctttaaacagcttggaaaattccagaaaatgatgtcatggctttagaagcttctgataggctaattgacatcatttgagtcaattggaggtgtacctgtggatgtatttcaaggcctaccttcaaactcagtgcctctttgcttgacatcatgggaaaatcaaaagaaatcagccaagacctcagaaaaagaattgtagacctccacaagtctggttcatccttgggagcgatttccaaacgcctgaaggtaccacgttcatctgtacaaacaatagtacgcaagtataaacaccatgggaccacgcagctgtcataccgctcaggaaggagacgcattctgtctcctagagatgaacgtactttggtgcaaaaagtgcaaatcaatcccagaacaacagcaaaggaccttgtgaagatgctggaggaaacaggcataaaagtatctatatccacagtaaatcgagtcctatatcgacataacctgaaagtccgctcagcaaggaagaagccactgctccaattcgccaataaaaagccagactatggtttgcaactgcacatggggacaaagatcgtactttttggagaaatgtcctctcatctgatgaaacaaaatagaactgtttggccataataaccattgttatgtttagaggaaaaagggggaggcttgcaagccgaaaaacaccatcccaactgtgaagcacgggggtggcagcaatatgttgtgggggtgctttgctgcaggagggactggtgcacttctcaaaatagatggcatcatgagggaggaaaattaggtggatatattgaagcaacatctcaagatatcagtcaggaagttaaagcttaaagcttggccgcaaatgggtcttccaaattgacaatgaccccaagcatatttccaaagttgcggcaaaatggcttaacctgtttgggataggggacagtattttcacggccggataaaaaacgtacccgatttaatctggttactactcctgcccggaaacgagaatatgcatataattagtagatttggatagaaaacactctaaagtttctaaaactgtttgaatggtgtctgtgagtataacagaactcatacggcaggccaaaacctgagaagattccatacaggaagtgccctgtctgacaatttgttctccttctg
It encodes:
- the LOC100195440 gene encoding protein O-glucosyltransferase 3 precursor, with translation MTRKDNLLNPIRSLFPLVCIVLILSTCCSDFPCCQASEVDPEKCLVWGPGLDPKVVLPVRYFIIQAVNSAGKNFTLSPGKDSFRVKIVSLSQKEHVRIHVPLPLDRGDGSFLMRYRLYGSILKGLKVEVLYRDSHVAKSPYTLQGPVYHEYCDCPEHDVPTWQSIMQCPAEEPQIQRDFNAFPSIDLQRLLQEVPRRFSNRGGLIHYTVINNQVYRRSLGKYTDFKMFSDEMLLSLARKVRLPDVEFYINVGDWPMETRKADDDPGPVPIISWCGSTDTRDIILPTYDITHSTLETMRGVSNDLLSVQGNTGPPWANKMEQAFFRGRDSREERLHLVTLSKKNPELLDAGITGWFFFREREKDLGKANLVGFFDFFKYKYQVNVDGTVAAYRFPYLMLGNSLVLKQISPYYEHFYTHLKPGTHYIPVKRSLSDLIQKIEWAKENDAEAQAIAKAGQAIVRELVQPSRLYCYYYSVLQMYSERQTSRPTQHPDMELVPQPSDQSALCSCQREPQIDDPSWKKDEL
- the LOC100195440 gene encoding protein O-glucosyltransferase 3 isoform X1, with protein sequence MRYRLYGSILKGLKVEVLYRDSHVAKSPYTLQGPVYHEYCDCPEHDVPTWQSIMQCPAEEPQIQRDFNAFPSIDLQRLLQEVPRRFSNRGGLIHYTVINNQVYRRSLGKYTDFKMFSDEMLLSLARKVRLPDVEFYINVGDWPMETRKADDDPGPVPIISWCGSTDTRDIILPTYDITHSTLETMRGVSNDLLSVQGNTGPPWANKMEQAFFRGRDSREERLHLVTLSKKNPELLDAGITGWFFFREREKDLGKANLVGFFDFFKYKYQVNVDGTVAAYRFPYLMLGNSLVLKQISPYYEHFYTHLKPGTHYIPVKRSLSDLIQKIEWAKENDAEAQAIAKAGQAIVRELVQPSRLYCYYYSVLQMYSERQTSRPTQHPDMELVPQPSDQSALCSCQREPQIDDPSWKKDEL